Proteins encoded in a region of the Magallana gigas chromosome 8, xbMagGiga1.1, whole genome shotgun sequence genome:
- the LOC105318943 gene encoding homeobox protein EMX2, with translation MLPMSKQPSGGFSIDSIINTTRRETSREDSPLSRNNVDNPRPNLGTRSELSAINGRIPPLHPALPLHVRNLLLAGETTRSLPPDVFHYGQSWPLHNTSLPSISTLARSLPQYTEPCLNAGFPGLWPQVSEQMAFLNPWLVTRGTQSLLGLPLGNSAPGLFFQPYRKPKRIRTAFSPSQLLKLEKAFERNHYVVGQERKDLATNLNLSETRVKVWFQNRRTKYKRVKVGDESEQEDQPGSSKDHECEEIYENLNVTENTDDESDNDENS, from the exons ATGTTGCCAATGTCTAAACAGCCTTCTGGCGGGTTTTCAATTGATTCTATCATCAACACAACTAGACGTGAAACTTCAAGAGAAGACTCACCACTTTCTAGAAACAACGTTGACAATCCGAGACCGAATTTGGGAACGCGAAGTGAACTTTCCGCCATTAACGGCAGGATTCCTCCTTTACACCCGGCTCTTCCACTCCATGTTCGGAATCTACTGTTGGCCGGAGAGACAACGAGATCCCTCCCTCCGGACGTTTTTCACTATGGTCAGTCTTGGCCCCTTCACAATACATCTTTGCCCTCAATATCAACACTGGCCCGGTCTTTGCCGCAATACACAGAACCTTGCCTGAATGCCGGTTTCCCGGGTCTCTGGCCTCAAGTATCGGAACAAATGGCCTTCCTGAACCCTTGGCTGGTCACTAGAGGGACGCAGTCTCTGCTTGGGCTTCCTTTAG GTAATTCAGCTCCAGGGTTATTTTTTCAACCTTATCGAAAGCCCAAGAGAATACGAACGGCGTTTTCGCCTTCCCAGTTGCTGAAATTAGAGAAAGCGTTTGAGAGAAACCACTATGTCGTTGGTCAAGAGAGAAAGGATCTGGCAACAAATCTCAATCTTTCTGAAACGCGG GTCAAGGTGTGGTTCCAAAATAGGAGAACAAAATATAAGAGAGTGAAAGTAGGTGATGAATCGGAGCAGGAGGATCAACCCGGAAGTTCCAAAGACCATGAATGTGAGGAGATTTACGAGAACTTGAATGTGACTGAAAACACAGATGACGAAAGTGACAACGATGAAAATTCTTGA